AGCAGTCCGCCGGTAAGTCGCGCGTGGAATTTCTACCGACGTTTGCGCCCGGCTGTCGAGCACCTTGCCGGCGACAGTGAAAAGGCTGGTCTGGATAGTGCCCGTGGGCCCGGCGATACGCACGAAGTTGGTGTTGTTGGGGCTGCCGGTCACGAGTTCGGTGAGGTTGGGGTCACCGACGAAGGTTTCTACGGCGCCGGTGTCCGGGTTCACTTCGGTATAGGGCCCGTTGACGCTGCGCAGGAACGGCCCGATGGCACCGTTTACCGCACCGCTGAAGTTGCCCGGCGCCCCGATGCCGACGTCTCGGGTAATGTTGATTGCCCGTCGCCCCGGAGTGGTCACGTTGACGGTTTCTACGCCGTAGGGATGGGTGATGGTGTAGACCCCTGCCACGGGAACCGAGACCCGGATGCGGATGCGCGCAAAGCTCTGCTGGTCGCCATCCACCGGGATTTCCGAGGCAAAGGCGGCTTCGATCCCGGCCACGTAGGCGTCCAGTTCAAAACCGCTGTTACCCACCGCGGGGATGGTGGTCTCGGCAAGGAACCAGAAGGCTTCTGGTGGCCAGTTGTCCGGAAACACCATCGGCTGGGTATCGTCGTAAATGCCCGGCTCCGGCAGCAGCGTGCACATGTAAGCCGGGGGCACGCTGACCGCTACCCGCGAGCTTGCCGCCCGGGACTGGCACAGCTCCATCGACAGCAGATTTTTGTCCTGATACCACATGGGGAATTTCCCCGTGGCGAAGGTGTAAGGACCAGGGTCGACGGCTGCGAGTTGAGCGAATGCGCTGCCGGTCAGCGATAGAGTCAGTCCCAGGGCGTTGAGCGCCAGGCGTGGCCAATTGTTCATGATGCCTCCTGATGAGGGTCTGCACATGTGAGCGTTCATTGCACAATGACCACTTCTTCGGTATCGCTGCCGCCATTGGATGACGTCACGCGGACTTTGGCTGGCGGGATCGGTGAGATGCCCGTGGCCAACGTTTTCACCGCTCCGCTACCACTCAGTGCGCCGATGGCAGCACCGGTGCCGGAGGTGGCGGTAAGCGCCGGCGGCGATGTTTCATCGCTGGTCGAGGCCACGAGCGTCAGTTGCCCTGAGCTCAGGCTGTATTCAGCACGCTGGATCACCACCAGGTCGGTCAGGGCCATGGGCAGGGTGGTCGGTGTACTGCTGGCAATCGCCAGATGGTTGTCGGCGGTGACTTGCAAGGTGGTCGGCAAGGTCGGATTGACCGAGTTCTGGACGTACCAGTTTCCGGTGGTATCAGCCTCGGTCAGTTTCAGCGCGGGGGTGCTGCTGCTAAGCACTACATCTGCCGGAGGCGGCGGCGCCAGGACAAACACATCCTGCTGAGCGATGGGGGCACTGGCACCCTGTTTGCGTGAGTAGGTGCTGCGCTGGGTGATCAGAGGTGTTGGCCGTACCACGGTGGATAATTTGCCCGAGACAGCAAACACCGTGCTGCGTAAATCCAGCCCGCCAGGACCTTCGATGCGAATGTAGTTGGTGTTGAACGGGCTGCCGGTCACGGCTTCGTTGAGGTTAGGGTCGCCGATGAATTGCTCGGCGCCACCGCTCACCGGATTGGTTTCGGTGTAGGGGCCGTTAACGCTGCGCAGGAACGGACCGATATCGCCCTTGAGGGCGCCATCATAGGTTTTGGGGGCCCCGATGCCGATGTCCCTGGTCATATTGATTGCCCGGCGCCCCGGTGTGTCGATGTTGAACACCTCGATGCCGTAGGGGTGGGTGATCACATACGTACCGGCAGTGGGTACGTCGACGCGAATCCGCACGCGGGCAAAACTGATCTGATCACCCTCGATCGGCTCTTCCGCAGCGAAGGCCGCTTCGATGGCAGAACCGTAGGCCAGGTTGATCCCCCTGGCGGCATCGACGATGGCGCCGTCAGCGGTGAACCAGAATGCTTCGTCAGGGAAGTTGGTGGGGAAGACGACGGGCTGTGCATCATCAAACACGCCGGGAGTTGGCAGCAGGTTGCACATGTAGGTAGGCGCAGCCGGTGTGCCTGGCACCCGGGAACTCACCGCTTTGGACAGGCACAAGTCGAGGGTTCGGCCATGGCTGTCCTGATACCAGGCGGCAAAACCCCCGTTGGCAGGTGTGTAAGGCCCGGTATCGACTGCAAACAGCGCCGCTTGGGAGATGCCTTGGGCCAGTGAGCTGACGACCAGAACGGCCGCTGTTTTGGACAGTAAAGGGTGCATGTGTATTCCCTCTAATGGAAACCTGCCCCTCGGAGGTGGGCCAGTTAGGAGGGTTTTGGCAAATTCCATACCAACTGGCCTCCATGGCCCTGCAAGCCCCGACTACAAGAGCCTCAGGGTGTTCAGCACGTTGCCCGCCAATTTTTCCGGCCGGGCATCTGTCCCCACTCCTGGGGTCAGTTGGGGGGCAGCGGGGAATGGAAGGTGAGGTACACCCGCAGTCGGGCAAACGCCCGTAAGTGGGCTATAACCCTAGAGGGGCATTGTTGGAAGCAACGTCAATGAATGTGCTGACTAAAACACTGCGGGTCGACCAGGCCAATGAACGTGCGGGCTCACGCAAGCCAGCGTTCAATATGCTGCGCTGGTACTCGCTGATCAGCCTCGCCGTGATCGGCTCTGTGGCAGTGGCGCTGGGTACTGTTGCGACGCAATTTGTGATTTCGGAGAGCGTACACCGCGATGCGTTGCTGACGTCCCAGTTCATCCAGGCGATTGCCTCGGCCGAGGTACGGCATGTCTCGATACCCAACGTCAGGACCATGGGCGAATTGCTCGACCCGCGCCAGGACAAGGATTTCCCCGACGTTGACCCCAAGGCACGCGCCAAGGCCCGAGGTGAGTTCCTTGATCATATCGAGCACTTGCCCGACGTAATCCTTGCCAACATCTATGCACCTGACCGCACGGTAATCTGGTCGACCAACCCGGCGTTGATCGGTGCGACGATCAACTCCGACGAAGACCTGGACCGTGCCTTCAACGCCAAAACGCCCGTGTCGGCCCGATATCACAGTGTCGATGAAGCACGTATGGAACAGAAGTTTTTAGTCCCGCCGAAATACGTCTTCATCGAAAACTACATTCCGTTGTTCGATGCCGATGGCGACAAGGTCACGGCGATGGTCGAGATCTACAAGGAGCCCAGCGACCTGATCGAACGCATGGCTCGTGGTTTGCTGCTGATCTGGCTGGCCACCGCTGTGGGCGGCGGGCTGATTTACCTGGGGCTGTACTGGATAGTACGCAGGGCTGCCATGCTGCTGGAAGCCCAGCAAAAACAGCTGGTCACCAACGAAACGTTTGTAGCGCTGGGGGAAATGTCCTCGGCGGTTGCCCACAGTTTGCGCAACCCGTTGGCGACCATTCGTTCCAGTGCCGAGCTGGCGCTGGAGTTCGACAGTGGCGCGGCCCACAAGAACATCAACGATATCGTGCTTCAGGTTGACCGGATGTCCAAGTGGGTTCGCGAACTGCTGCAATCCCTGCGCCCGCTCAGTGGCGAGGCCGAACCGGTAAATCTGGTAGCGGCGCTGTATGACAGCCTGGTGACGTTCGAACAGCAGATTGCCAAGGCCTGTATTCGGGTTGAGTTCGAACCGCAATCCACACCGCTGGTGCTTAGCCAGCAACTGCAGTTGAGCCAAATTCTCAGCAGTGTGTTGTCCAACGCTCTGGACGCCATGGACAAGGGTGGAACCTTGACTATTTTTCTGGTTTCAAACGATGCGGGCAGCGTGAGCGTAGTGCTGAGTGACAACGGCAAAGGCATGAACGAAGAGCAACGCAGCATGGCGTTCCGCCCGTTTTTCACCACAAAACAAGGTGGGCTTGGGGTAGGGCTGGTGCTGGTCAAGCGGACCATGGAGCGTTATGGGGGCTCGGCAAGCCTGCAAAGCTCCAAGGAGGGGGGGACCTGCGTACATCTTTCATTCAAGTTAATGCCCCAGAAATTGGGTGTGAGCTTTCCCCAATAGCGGGTGAGCTCCTGCTGAAGGCCTCAAATCACACAAGAGAGCTATGCATAGGCCTTTGTTTTTTATCGGTTTATTTTATTTGTAAGTAATTGTTTAAAAATGGCGAGCTCCTTGCAATGTCCCCATTACCCCCTTCATGACTTCGAGGCGGCTGGTAATGGACACAAAAGCGCGATTCTCTTCCAAGTGGCTCGGTTTACTAGCTCCGCTGAGCGTTCTGCTGACAATGATCCTGGGCATCACGCCTCTGCGGGCCAGCCCCATTGACGACGAACGACAGCCCGAACCTTCAGACCCGTCTGCCTATATAGATGAACCGGCTGACAAACCGGCAGCTTTGAACGCCATCCTGTCCTTGCCGGAAGCCAACCTTGACTCCTTCGACCTGCCCGATGGCGTCAAAGGCTCTCGTGATACCGAACGTCAGGAGAACATCCTGCCGCCCGCGCAGCAGACCAGCTTCAATTACCCCACCAACGGCAAACCCAGCCCGTTGTTCGGCGCGCAGCCGTTTACTCAGCAATTGGTACTGTTCGAAGAGTTCGGTCCCGAAAAGCTTGACCCGACCACACCTGCAGCACCCTTGGGGTTTCCGCCAGCGGCGATTGGCCCGCTGCCGCAGCAGGACCCCACCAGCGTCGCACGCAGTGCGCCACCGGGTGCGGCCCTCGACGCTTTCTTGCGTCAACCGGGGCTTACACCGTTTCCCAGCCAGTTTTCCAATGTCGTGGATCGCAACCCGTGGCAGGCGCAGATCGAATTTTTTCTCAACCGCCGCATTGGCTCGTCTGCTGAAGGGCGTCCGCCAGGCAAGGGCTGGTCACATCAGCGCTGGAACGAGTTTTACCCGCAATTGGCCTACAAAACGGTGCAAACCGGCGCGCGGACCAATGGCGGCCTGCGGGACAGTCGGCAGATGCACGGTTATGCGCTGGGCGAGTTCGGCCCCGGTGGTCTGTACCACAACGTGGCGGGCATACCGGCCACCGACGGCACTGCCAAAGGCGTTGATGCGCGCTTTCACCCGAGCATGCCGGTGCAAAACCACAATTCGGTCTGGACCTTCGACGGTACCTTGCCACCGAAGCTGTTGATGGTGCGCTACGGTCAGCCGGTGCTGATGCGGCACTACAACGGCTTGCCGATCGACCCCGCGGCCAACATGGGCTTTGGCCTGCACACCATCAGCACCCATGAACACAATGGCCATGCGCCTGCGGAAAGCGACGGTTATGCCAACGCGTTCTTCTTCCCCGGTCAATATTACGACTATCGCTGGCCGATCCAGCTGGCCGGCTACGACAGCATCAATACCGACGCCCATGATCCCCGTGCAGCGTTCCCGTGTTCGCCCGGTGAAACCCTGTGGACCAACGATCTCAAGCCGAGCCGCAAGACTTGCGAGAATGGCACGATCAAGATCCGTGGCGACTGGCGCGAAACCATGAGCACCCACTGGTTCCACGACCACATGCTCGATTTCACCGCGCAGAATGTCTACAAGGGCAACGCGGCCATGATGAACTACTACAGCGCCCTGGACCGTGGCAACGAATCGGTGAACGACGGCGTCAATCTGCGCTTGCCCAGTGGTAGCGCGCTGGCGTGGGGCAACCGCGACTACGACGTTAATCTGGTACTCGCCGACAAGGCCTGGGATGCCAATGGTCAGCTGTGGTTCAACCCGTTCAATACCGACGGTTTCATCGGCGATCAGATGCTGGTGAACTGGCAGTGGAAGCCGTCTCTCGACGTGCGTGCCCGCAGCTACCGGCTTCGGATTCTCAACGGCTCGGTATCGCGCTACTTCAAACTGGCCATGGTGCGTGAAATCAAAGGCACCGGCGGCGAGTTTCAAGGGCCAAAAGGTTCCGGAGTTTCCTATGCACGCGTGCCGTTCCACATGATCGCCAACGACGGCAACATCATGGAGCACAGCGTTCCTTTTGACGGCTCCATGGACCTGGATGCAGACGGCGACAAGCAAAATCACAACGCAATCCTGCCCACCCAGGGCATCGCCGAGCGCTTTGACATCATCGTCAATTTCGCGAAAAACGGTATCAAGCCAGGGGACAAGCTGTTCATGGTCAACCTGCTGGTGCATGACGATGGCAAGGGTCCCAAAGAACCCGTAGCACTGGGCGATGTGCTCTCCGAGAAGTACCTGGCGGTGATCAAGCAGTCGAGCAAAGGCCCGCAGTGGGATAAAGGCGATCCGGCGGTGGGCAAGGTGATGCAGTTCAACGTCAAGGCCTACACCGGCCAGGACTTGGCCATGGACCCTGCCGCCTATGAACCTGCGAAGCCGGGCAAGGCCGAAGGCTTGGTCATGATCCCGCTGAAGCTGCACCGCGACAATGCGGCAGACAAGGTGCTGCTGGCCAAGGCACGCCACCGTACGTTCATCTTCGGCCGCTCTGATGGCACCGACGAAGCGCCCTGGACGGTCAAGACCGATGGCGGTTTTGGCTACGCCATGGACCCACGGCGGCTCAATGCCGCCACCCAGTTGGCCAGCGGCCCCACCGATGCAGGCACTGCCGGGTTCGGCACGCTTGAGGTGTGGAACATCAAGGCTGGCGGCAAGGGCTGGAGCCATCCGGTGCATGTGCACTTCGAAGAAGGGATCATTCTCAGCCGGGGCGGCAAGGCTCCGCCGGAATGGGAAAAGTGGGCCCGCAAGGATGTGTACCGTATCGGCTCGGAAAAGGATGGGCTGGACAGCGTCGAAATGGCGATCAATTTCCGCGAGTTTGCCGGTACCTACATGGAGCATTGTCACAACACCCAGCATGAGGACAACTCCATGCTGTTGCGTTGGGACATAGAGAAACCGGGGCAGTTCCAGTTGATGCCGACCCCGCTGCCGAGCTGGGACGGGGTGCGCTATGTCAATTCGGCCGCATTGCCTACTTTCCGCAAGGGCGACGGCGTGGGCCCTCAAGTGCAGGTGACCAAATGAACCTTGAGGGGGTCAGCGAAGCACTCTGCCGCGCATTGCGCATGTACGTGGTGTTGTTGGTGACCTGCCTGTTGGGGACTCAGGTGTGTGTCGGCCACGAAGCCGAGCCGGCACCGGTCAGCGAACAGGTAACGCCCTGGGGCGAAGACTACTTCCCCAACACCCTGCTGACCGACCAGGACGGTCGGCAAGTGCATTTTTTCGATGACATGATCAAGGGCAAGGTGGTGGTGATCAATTTTATCTTCACCTCGTGCAGTGACTCCTGTCCGCTTGAAACGGCGCGCCTGCGCCAGGTTCAAAAATTGCTGGGTGAGCGGGTCGGCAAGGATATTTTCTTCTACTCCATCAGTATCGATCCCTTGAGCGATACACCCCAGGTGCTCAAGGCATATGCGCAACGTTTCAAGGTAGGCCCCGGCTGGCAGTTTCTCACCGGAGAGTTCGACGCTGTGACCGAACTGCGGCACAAACTCGGGTTGTTCATTGACGGTGTCGACAATGGCCGGACCAAGGATCACAACCTGAGCCTGATCGTAGGCAATCAGCAAACCGGTCGCTGGATGAAGGCTTCGCCCTTTGAAAGTCCTTGGATTCTGGCGGATCAACTGGCCAATACCTTGCAAAACTGGAAGCAGCCCAGCCTCGAACAGAGCTATGTCGATGCCCCCGAAATACGCCCGCCAAGCAACGGTGAGGAGCTGTTTCGTACACGCTGCGCCTCGTGCCACAGCCTGGGCATGCAGGACGGGCAAGGCATCGGCATGCGCAGTATTGGCCCTGACCTGATCGGTGTGACTCGACAGCGCGACCCCGCCTGGCTGAGCCGCTGGATTCGTGAGCCGGACCGCATGCTGGCGCAGAAGGATCCTGTTGCGCTGGCGCTGTTTGAGCGTTACGGCAAGATCCCGATGCCCAACCTGCGGCTGGATGAAAATGCGGCACAGGCAATCATTGGATTTCTGCAGGAAGAAACGGATCGCCAGCTGTCTCTGTCGGCGCAAGCGCAGTAGAGGCAAAATAACATCATCGTATCGTCCGTCTTTATAACGGGCGCCTACACTGACTCTGAACTCGACTGAAAGGACTCAGATCAGCAACCGGGGAACACCCATGCCGTTACCCGATAAAACAGTGATCGATCCTGATACGCAATGGCTAAAACGTGGGCAGTTCAACCTGCTGCGCTGGTTTTCGCTGGGCAGCTTTCTGATCATCGCCGCCGTAGCCATGGGACTTGGCTACATATCTACGCGATTTTTGGTCGAGGAGAGCATTGAACGGGACTCGATCCTCACCGCACAATTTATCCAGGCCATTGGCGCCGCAGAGATCCGGCATGCCTCCATCACGTCCGGCCGCACGATGGGCGAGATGCTCGACCCGCGTCAGGACAAGGCTTATCCGGACGTTGCCCCCGAGACGCGGGCAACTGCGCGCATCGAGTTTCTTGACCATGTGGAGCATCTGCCGGATCTGCTTTTAGCCACCGTGTATGCCCATGATCGCACGGTAGTCTGGTCCACCAATCCTGAACTGATTGGCGTGCGTATTGAAAATGACGATGAACTGGATCAGTCCTTTGACATGAAGGAGGCGGTATCCACCAGTTACCACGAAATTGACGATGAACGTCCCGAGCAGCGACTGCTGCACGAGCCCGATTACCTGTTTGTCGAAAACTACATTCCGATGTTTAACGCTGACAAAAGTCACGTCATCGCCATGGTGGAAATCTACAAGGAACCCGCGGACCTGGTGGCGCGCATCCAGCGCGGTTTCAAGAGCATCTGGCTGGCGACGATATTGGGCGGGCTGGTGATCTACCTGGCATTGTTCTGGATTGTGCGGCGCGCCGCCCGGTTGCTCGAAAGCCAGCAAAAGCAGCTGATCGCCAACGAAACGTTTGTCGCCCTGGGGGCCATGTCGTCGGCCGTCGCCCACAGTTTGCGCAACCCACTGGCAAATATCCGATCAAGCGCCGAACTGTCCCAGGGCCTAGCCAGCCAGGGCGCACAGAAAAACATCGGAGACATCATCAGCCAGGTGGACCGCATGTCGCGGTGGGTCCGTGAGCTGCTGGTGTCTTTGCGCCCGGCCACGGAAGAGTCCGAAGCCGTGGATCTGGTGCTGGCGCTTGAAGATACCTTGAGCGCTTTCGAACCCCTGATCCGCAGTTCGAATGTCGAAGTACGCTTCAATGCGCCGGCGTATGAGCCGGTCGTCAGCCAGCAAGTGCTGCTCACGCAGATCCTCAACAGTCTGTTTGCCAACGCCCTGGAGGCCATGCCCAAGGGGGGCGTGCTGATGATCGATATCGAATCCTCGCAGCCGGGGCAATTGAGCATGACCTTGAGCGATACGGGTAAAGGCATGACCCCGCAGCAACAACAGGTGGTTTTTAAACCGTTTTTTACCACCAAACAAGGCGGTTTGGGCGTCGGTTTGGCGTTAGTTAAAAGAATTATGGAGCGTTTCGAAGGTTCGGTCGAACTGACCAGCCGAGAGCAGGAAGGAACCCGCGTGCGACTCAACTTCAAAGTGGCAACGGGAGAAGCATATGGAGCACAGCATACTGCTGGTCGAGGATGACCAGCTTCTGGCCGAGAATATTCAGACTTACCTGGAGCGTAAAAACTTCGAGGTGACGATCTGCCATTCGGCTGAAGACGCGCTGCAAAAGTTGACGACCTTCACCCCCGACGTTGTATTGACCGACAACTCACTGCCTGGCATGAGTGGCCATGACCTGATCCAGAAGCTGCTCGACAGCGCGCCGGATTTGAAAGTGATCATGATGACCGGTTACGGCAACGTAGAGGATGCGGTGATTGCGATGAAGGAGGGCGCCTTCCACTACGTCACCAAACCGGTGGCCCTGGCCGAGCTCAAGCTGTTGCTGGACAAGGCCATGGCGACTGACCGAATGGAGCGCACCCTGTCGTTTTACCAGGAGCGTGAGGCCCAAAAATCAGGGGTTCAGGCCTTGATCGGCGATTCGGCGCCCATGCAGTACCTCAAGGGCACCATTGCCCAGTTGCTCGACGCCGAGCGCCGGATGGCCAACACCGACTTGCCGCCTGTGCTGGTGGAAGGCGAGACCGGCACTGGCAAGGAACTGGTGGCGCGGGCCCTGCATTTCGACGGGCCACGCAGCAAAGGCCCGTTCATTGAGTTCAACTGTGCGTCGATTCCGTCCAACCTGGTGGAGTCTGAGCTCTTCGGTCACGAGAAAGGGGCTTTCACCGATGCAAAGGACCGTCGTGTGGGGCTGGTAGAAGCAGCCGATGGCGGTACGCTGTTTCTCGACGAAGTAGGGGAAATGGACCTGCTGCTGCAAGCCAAGCTGCTCAAATTACTGGAAGACCGGACCATTCGCCGAGTCGGTTCGGTCAAGGAACGCAAAGTCGATCTGCGCGTTATCAGTGCCACCAACTGTAACCTCGAACAGATGGTTCAACAGGGTAAATTCCGTCGAGACCTGTTCTTTCGTCTGCGCATCATTTCGATCAAAGTACCGCGACTGTATAGCCGGGGTCAGGACATTCTGTTGCTGGCGCGGCACTTCCTGGCCAGTCATGGCAAACGCTATGGCAAGCCGCACCTGCATTTCAGCAACCAGGCCGAAGAGTTGCTGCTCAGTTACAGCTGGCCGGGCAATGTGCGCGAGCTGCGCAACATGCTTGAGCAAACAGTGCTGCTGGCCCAGAGCGACACTATTGCCGCGCATCAACTGAACGTCTGCTTGAGCCTGGTAGATGAACCTTTGGTGTTACAGGAAGCGAAATATCACGAGCCTCGCCCGGTGTACAACGATGTCGAGTCGATGAGCCTGCCGGAAGTCGAGCGCGATATGGTACGCAAGATGCTCGACAAGACCGACTGGAACGTCACCAAGTCAGCCCGTCTGCTGGGGCTGAGCCGAGACATGCTGCGCTACCGGATAGAAAAGCTGGGTCTCGAACGCCCGGACAAGCGGCAGTGGTGACCCGGCGCCAGAGCCGAAACTGCCCCGGCACAGGTCTGGCGCCGGCTCGGGAAGGCGAAGGGGCCGCCTGGCCGGCCCGTGTCACTCACTGTTCGTTGTAGACGCCGTAGAAACTGCTGAGTCCGAAGGGGCTGATCTTGAAGTCCATCACACTGGTGCGCATCGGCTGGTAGACCGTGGAGTGGGCGATCGGGGTGATCGGCACCTGCGCTTTCAGGACACGCTGCGCTTCTTTGTACAACTCGGTGCGCTTTTCCACATCGGTGGTAGCCGCGGCGGCCTTCACCAGTTTTTCGTAGCCATCATTGCACCACTTGGCGAAGTTGTTGCCGTTGACCGAGTTGCAGCTGTAGAGGGTACCCAGCCAGTTGTCCGGGTCACCGTTATCGCCCGTGAAGCCGATCAGCATGACGTCGTGCTCGCCGGCGTGGGCGCGCTTGATGTACTCACCCCATTCGTAGCTGACGATGTTGGCCTTGATACCGATTTTGGACCAGTCGGCCTGGAGCATTTCGGCCATCAGCTTGGCGTTGGGGTTGTAGGGGCGCTGTACCGGCATGGCCCATAGGGTGATTTGTGTGCCTTCTTTCACCCCTGCAGCCTTTAGCAGTTCCTTGGCCTTCTGCGGGTTATAGCCGGCGTCCTTGATGGTCTCGTCATAGGACCACTGGGTCGGCGGCAGGCCGTTGACGGCCAACTGGCCGGCGCCCTGGTAAACGGCGTCGATGATGGATTGCTTGTTTACCGCCATGTCTAGCGCCTGGCGTACTTCGAGCTTGTCGAACGGCTTGCGGGTGAAGTTGTAGGCGATGTAGCCAAGGTTGAAGCCTGGTTGACTCGGCA
This genomic stretch from Pseudomonas deceptionensis harbors:
- a CDS encoding sensor histidine kinase; this translates as MPLPDKTVIDPDTQWLKRGQFNLLRWFSLGSFLIIAAVAMGLGYISTRFLVEESIERDSILTAQFIQAIGAAEIRHASITSGRTMGEMLDPRQDKAYPDVAPETRATARIEFLDHVEHLPDLLLATVYAHDRTVVWSTNPELIGVRIENDDELDQSFDMKEAVSTSYHEIDDERPEQRLLHEPDYLFVENYIPMFNADKSHVIAMVEIYKEPADLVARIQRGFKSIWLATILGGLVIYLALFWIVRRAARLLESQQKQLIANETFVALGAMSSAVAHSLRNPLANIRSSAELSQGLASQGAQKNIGDIISQVDRMSRWVRELLVSLRPATEESEAVDLVLALEDTLSAFEPLIRSSNVEVRFNAPAYEPVVSQQVLLTQILNSLFANALEAMPKGGVLMIDIESSQPGQLSMTLSDTGKGMTPQQQQVVFKPFFTTKQGGLGVGLALVKRIMERFEGSVELTSREQEGTRVRLNFKVATGEAYGAQHTAGRG
- a CDS encoding SCO family protein; amino-acid sequence: MNLEGVSEALCRALRMYVVLLVTCLLGTQVCVGHEAEPAPVSEQVTPWGEDYFPNTLLTDQDGRQVHFFDDMIKGKVVVINFIFTSCSDSCPLETARLRQVQKLLGERVGKDIFFYSISIDPLSDTPQVLKAYAQRFKVGPGWQFLTGEFDAVTELRHKLGLFIDGVDNGRTKDHNLSLIVGNQQTGRWMKASPFESPWILADQLANTLQNWKQPSLEQSYVDAPEIRPPSNGEELFRTRCASCHSLGMQDGQGIGMRSIGPDLIGVTRQRDPAWLSRWIREPDRMLAQKDPVALALFERYGKIPMPNLRLDENAAQAIIGFLQEETDRQLSLSAQAQ
- a CDS encoding multicopper oxidase domain-containing protein, translating into MDTKARFSSKWLGLLAPLSVLLTMILGITPLRASPIDDERQPEPSDPSAYIDEPADKPAALNAILSLPEANLDSFDLPDGVKGSRDTERQENILPPAQQTSFNYPTNGKPSPLFGAQPFTQQLVLFEEFGPEKLDPTTPAAPLGFPPAAIGPLPQQDPTSVARSAPPGAALDAFLRQPGLTPFPSQFSNVVDRNPWQAQIEFFLNRRIGSSAEGRPPGKGWSHQRWNEFYPQLAYKTVQTGARTNGGLRDSRQMHGYALGEFGPGGLYHNVAGIPATDGTAKGVDARFHPSMPVQNHNSVWTFDGTLPPKLLMVRYGQPVLMRHYNGLPIDPAANMGFGLHTISTHEHNGHAPAESDGYANAFFFPGQYYDYRWPIQLAGYDSINTDAHDPRAAFPCSPGETLWTNDLKPSRKTCENGTIKIRGDWRETMSTHWFHDHMLDFTAQNVYKGNAAMMNYYSALDRGNESVNDGVNLRLPSGSALAWGNRDYDVNLVLADKAWDANGQLWFNPFNTDGFIGDQMLVNWQWKPSLDVRARSYRLRILNGSVSRYFKLAMVREIKGTGGEFQGPKGSGVSYARVPFHMIANDGNIMEHSVPFDGSMDLDADGDKQNHNAILPTQGIAERFDIIVNFAKNGIKPGDKLFMVNLLVHDDGKGPKEPVALGDVLSEKYLAVIKQSSKGPQWDKGDPAVGKVMQFNVKAYTGQDLAMDPAAYEPAKPGKAEGLVMIPLKLHRDNAADKVLLAKARHRTFIFGRSDGTDEAPWTVKTDGGFGYAMDPRRLNAATQLASGPTDAGTAGFGTLEVWNIKAGGKGWSHPVHVHFEEGIILSRGGKAPPEWEKWARKDVYRIGSEKDGLDSVEMAINFREFAGTYMEHCHNTQHEDNSMLLRWDIEKPGQFQLMPTPLPSWDGVRYVNSAALPTFRKGDGVGPQVQVTK
- a CDS encoding sensor histidine kinase, whose protein sequence is MNVLTKTLRVDQANERAGSRKPAFNMLRWYSLISLAVIGSVAVALGTVATQFVISESVHRDALLTSQFIQAIASAEVRHVSIPNVRTMGELLDPRQDKDFPDVDPKARAKARGEFLDHIEHLPDVILANIYAPDRTVIWSTNPALIGATINSDEDLDRAFNAKTPVSARYHSVDEARMEQKFLVPPKYVFIENYIPLFDADGDKVTAMVEIYKEPSDLIERMARGLLLIWLATAVGGGLIYLGLYWIVRRAAMLLEAQQKQLVTNETFVALGEMSSAVAHSLRNPLATIRSSAELALEFDSGAAHKNINDIVLQVDRMSKWVRELLQSLRPLSGEAEPVNLVAALYDSLVTFEQQIAKACIRVEFEPQSTPLVLSQQLQLSQILSSVLSNALDAMDKGGTLTIFLVSNDAGSVSVVLSDNGKGMNEEQRSMAFRPFFTTKQGGLGVGLVLVKRTMERYGGSASLQSSKEGGTCVHLSFKLMPQKLGVSFPQ
- a CDS encoding sigma-54-dependent transcriptional regulator, whose amino-acid sequence is MEHSILLVEDDQLLAENIQTYLERKNFEVTICHSAEDALQKLTTFTPDVVLTDNSLPGMSGHDLIQKLLDSAPDLKVIMMTGYGNVEDAVIAMKEGAFHYVTKPVALAELKLLLDKAMATDRMERTLSFYQEREAQKSGVQALIGDSAPMQYLKGTIAQLLDAERRMANTDLPPVLVEGETGTGKELVARALHFDGPRSKGPFIEFNCASIPSNLVESELFGHEKGAFTDAKDRRVGLVEAADGGTLFLDEVGEMDLLLQAKLLKLLEDRTIRRVGSVKERKVDLRVISATNCNLEQMVQQGKFRRDLFFRLRIISIKVPRLYSRGQDILLLARHFLASHGKRYGKPHLHFSNQAEELLLSYSWPGNVRELRNMLEQTVLLAQSDTIAAHQLNVCLSLVDEPLVLQEAKYHEPRPVYNDVESMSLPEVERDMVRKMLDKTDWNVTKSARLLGLSRDMLRYRIEKLGLERPDKRQW